The following coding sequences are from one Desulfobacterales bacterium window:
- a CDS encoding ribonuclease J, translated as MLKIIPLGGLGEIGLNMMVFEYGETLFIVDAGLMFPEDYMLGIDFVIPAMDYIIENRHKISAIVLTHAHEDHIGALPYLLREITAPVYGTPFTLGIVRQKLDEHGLFPDVELKVIHPDETLQIGEFNLEFVRVGHSIIDGVGLGIRTPLGLIVHTGDFKIGPTSIRGMLTDVERFARFGREGVLALLSDSTNVEKEGTTISDEQVGDTLAAIIRESRGRVIVALFASNISRIQQIINIARKRGSKIILTGRSIEQSTAIARELGYLQIPESMEITLDQLDRFPDENIIMITTGSQGEPMSALARMAAGNHRQIQIKANDTVILSSKFIPGNEKAIASIINKLYKRGANVIYEKISSIHVSGHAFREELKQMILLTKPRYFIPIHGEYRHLVLHTRLAQEVGIPVDRTLLAENGQVIEFDKTGCRITDSVVTGRVLIDGKGVGDVGKSVLKERHILSKDGLVVINMAFDEQTGVVVYGPEIVSRGFVFETETGHVLEGAKDVIFQLIDELPPDSENRIELIRTRIKSALRKYFNFAISRRPVILPFILEV; from the coding sequence ATGCTGAAAATAATTCCGTTGGGCGGCCTCGGCGAAATCGGCCTGAACATGATGGTATTTGAATATGGAGAGACCCTGTTCATCGTCGATGCAGGTCTTATGTTTCCCGAAGACTATATGCTGGGAATTGACTTTGTGATCCCCGCAATGGACTATATCATCGAAAACCGGCATAAAATCTCGGCCATCGTGCTGACCCATGCACACGAAGATCATATAGGCGCCCTGCCTTATCTGCTCAGAGAAATAACCGCCCCGGTATACGGCACGCCGTTTACACTGGGCATTGTCCGTCAGAAGCTTGACGAACACGGACTTTTTCCCGATGTGGAACTCAAAGTAATTCATCCGGATGAAACTTTACAAATCGGGGAATTTAATCTCGAATTTGTGCGGGTCGGACACAGCATCATTGACGGCGTAGGACTGGGTATCCGAACGCCTCTGGGGCTGATTGTCCATACCGGGGATTTTAAAATCGGTCCCACCTCCATCCGGGGAATGCTGACGGATGTGGAACGTTTTGCACGATTTGGCAGAGAAGGTGTCCTGGCGCTGCTGTCAGATTCCACGAACGTGGAAAAGGAAGGCACGACCATTTCAGATGAGCAGGTCGGGGACACGCTGGCCGCCATCATCAGGGAAAGCAGGGGACGTGTCATCGTCGCGCTTTTTGCTTCCAATATCTCCCGTATCCAGCAAATCATAAACATCGCCAGGAAAAGAGGCTCCAAAATCATATTGACCGGTCGAAGTATCGAACAAAGCACTGCCATCGCCAGGGAACTGGGCTATCTCCAAATTCCGGAATCAATGGAGATAACGCTTGATCAGCTTGACAGGTTCCCCGACGAAAATATTATCATGATCACGACCGGTTCCCAGGGGGAACCCATGTCAGCTCTGGCCAGAATGGCGGCCGGAAATCACAGGCAAATTCAAATCAAAGCCAATGATACGGTTATCCTGTCCTCCAAATTTATCCCAGGCAATGAAAAGGCCATTGCCAGCATCATCAATAAACTTTACAAACGCGGAGCAAATGTAATTTATGAAAAGATCTCCTCAATTCACGTATCCGGTCACGCGTTCCGGGAAGAATTAAAACAGATGATCCTTCTTACAAAACCAAGGTATTTCATACCGATTCATGGTGAATATCGTCATCTGGTGCTGCACACCCGGCTGGCTCAGGAGGTAGGCATTCCCGTGGACCGGACATTGCTGGCCGAAAACGGCCAGGTCATCGAATTTGACAAAACCGGTTGCCGTATTACGGACAGCGTGGTGACCGGCAGAGTGCTCATTGACGGCAAAGGTGTCGGCGATGTCGGTAAAAGCGTGCTCAAGGAAAGGCATATTCTATCAAAAGACGGGCTTGTCGTGATCAATATGGCCTTTGATGAACAGACCGGCGTCGTGGTCTACGGGCCTGAAATTGTATCAAGAGGGTTTGTGTTTGAAACAGAAACCGGACATGTTCTGGAAGGCGCAAAAGATGTCATTTTCCAGCTGATAGACGAGCTGCCCCCGGACAGTGAGAATCGGATCGAACTCATCCGAACCCGAATTAAATCGGCGTTAAGAAAATATTTCAATTTTGCCATCAGCCGCCGTCCGGTTATACTTCCCTTTATTCTGGAAGTATGA
- a CDS encoding lysophospholipid acyltransferase family protein: MIRTLFIIIWIILATLIFGMFAVLFSFFDKTGNLSHIIARLWAKGILFASRIKVNVRGLSHINPSGFFIYMANHQSNFDIPVLMACLPVQFRWLAKAELFDIPFFGYVIRRSGYISIDRSNPKSALKSLKKAAEIIKTGTSVCIFPEGTRSHDGHIGSFKKGGIRLAIDSGVSIIPVVIHGTWPIMPKNRLRIRPGNVTVKILPPVETSAYTRKEANILQNRIREIIFDSFESMEKVKSVC, from the coding sequence ATGATTCGGACACTGTTTATTATCATATGGATTATACTTGCGACACTGATCTTTGGTATGTTTGCCGTCCTGTTTTCTTTTTTTGATAAAACCGGAAATCTGTCTCATATCATTGCCAGATTATGGGCAAAAGGCATACTGTTCGCCAGCCGAATCAAGGTCAATGTCCGTGGGCTGTCTCACATAAATCCGTCCGGATTCTTTATCTACATGGCCAATCACCAGAGCAATTTTGATATCCCGGTGCTGATGGCCTGTCTTCCCGTTCAGTTCCGATGGCTTGCCAAAGCAGAGCTGTTTGACATTCCTTTTTTCGGCTATGTGATACGCCGATCCGGCTATATCAGCATTGACCGCTCCAATCCCAAGTCTGCACTTAAAAGCCTCAAAAAAGCGGCTGAGATTATTAAAACCGGCACTTCCGTGTGTATATTCCCCGAAGGCACCCGAAGCCATGACGGACATATCGGTTCCTTTAAAAAAGGGGGCATCCGGCTGGCAATCGATTCGGGGGTCTCGATCATTCCGGTCGTTATTCACGGCACCTGGCCCATCATGCCAAAAAACCGGTTAAGAATTCGCCCCGGAAATGTAACTGTCAAAATTCTTCCTCCGGTTGAAACATCTGCCTATACCCGAAAAGAAGCCAATATTCTTCAAAACAGAATCAGAGAGATCATTTTCGACTCATTTGAATCGATGGAAAAGGTCAAATCCGTATGCTGA
- the thyX gene encoding FAD-dependent thymidylate synthase, with product MMKVVSPSHEILFMPDTDSILSCIEMAGRTCYKSEDKITSGSAMEFAGRLIKMGHLSVIEHFSITVKFICDRGVTHELVRHRLASYSQESTRYANYSRDRFGKEITVIKPVFWDEDSLPYRLWYSAMEQAENSYMKLLESGARPEQARSVLPNSLKTEIVMTCNLRQWRHVFELRCASAAHPQIREIMLPLLEDFHASVPILFDDLFEKFSADIRTISEK from the coding sequence ATGATGAAAGTCGTATCCCCTTCTCATGAAATCCTCTTTATGCCGGATACGGATTCAATCCTGAGCTGTATCGAAATGGCCGGAAGAACCTGCTACAAGTCGGAGGACAAGATTACATCGGGTTCAGCCATGGAGTTTGCAGGGCGTCTGATAAAAATGGGGCATCTGAGTGTGATTGAACATTTTTCGATTACGGTAAAATTCATATGTGACCGGGGGGTGACCCATGAACTGGTTCGTCATCGTCTGGCATCCTACAGCCAGGAAAGCACACGCTATGCCAACTATTCCAGGGACAGGTTCGGCAAAGAAATTACCGTTATAAAACCGGTTTTCTGGGATGAGGATTCATTGCCGTACCGGTTGTGGTACAGTGCCATGGAACAGGCGGAAAACAGTTATATGAAACTTCTGGAATCCGGTGCCCGACCCGAACAGGCCAGAAGTGTTCTTCCCAACAGTCTGAAAACCGAAATCGTCATGACATGTAACCTCAGGCAGTGGCGGCATGTGTTTGAACTCAGATGCGCCAGCGCCGCTCATCCCCAGATCCGGGAAATCATGCTCCCGCTTCTGGAAGATTTTCATGCATCTGTACCGATACTGTTTGACGATTTGTTTGAAAAATTCAGCGCTGACATCAGAACGATTTCAGAAAAATAA
- a CDS encoding 4Fe-4S binding protein, which produces MAFNPVVDEEKCVGCEACVDVCPVEVFEMKDGKSVAVNAEECIGCESCVEACPEDAIEVQED; this is translated from the coding sequence ATGGCATTTAATCCAGTTGTTGACGAAGAAAAATGCGTCGGATGTGAAGCATGCGTCGATGTATGCCCCGTAGAAGTATTTGAAATGAAAGACGGAAAATCTGTTGCGGTCAATGCCGAAGAATGCATTGGTTGCGAAAGTTGCGTTGAAGCATGTCCGGAAGATGCAATTGAGGTTCAGGAAGACTAG
- the cysS gene encoding cysteine--tRNA ligase: MNHSILDSIGHTPLIKIRRMNPNPNVTILAKLEYLNPGGSIKDRTALYMIEAGERSGRLTPDKTVIEATSGNTGIGLALICAVKGYKLLLAMSEAASLERRKILKARGAEILLTPGHMGTDGAIEEVYRLAREYPDEYYMTDQYNSDANCQAHYQGTAVEIWEQTGGTVSMLVATMGTTGTLMGLSKRLKKYNPSIQIIGVEPYLGHKIQGLKNLKEAYCPGIFDKRLLDKKINIDDEDAFEMTRRLAKEEGLFVGMSSGAAMAIAMKEAAGLDKGTIVMIFPDSGERYLSTPLFDVREKVNLRLFNTLSRTKEPFEPIRPGNVTMYSCGPTAHSRIHLGECRRFIFSDLLCRYLEYRGFAVNHVVNITDFDDKTIEGSEKAGQDLTTFTQTHIESFKRDMKILKIKPASHYPKASEHIDDMVELAGKLVKKGFAYEKLRSVYFDISKFTGYGKLSGVDINKIQPGKTVDLDEYEKDNPRDFTLFKRSRLSELKRGIYTKTEWGNVRPSWHIQCAAMAMKYLGESFDIHTSSRNLIFPHHENEIAIAGAVTGKPLARYWMHCDQVMINGKEPHSENANLTLQNLIDMNYSGRQIRFWLLSNHYRKALAFSPQRLDYCARSLNRLDTCIHELIHITEGRPYPELDQLLYDIRQGFINAMDDDLNIATAITSMFKRVKQINILIKDGQIDPHGASKVIDEFRAIDSVLNILNFDPTPLTPEIQELIRKRETARAEKNFDRADRIRDQLIALGIPVQDVKIK, encoded by the coding sequence ATGAATCATTCTATTCTTGACAGCATCGGCCACACGCCGCTGATAAAAATCAGGCGCATGAATCCGAACCCGAACGTCACGATTCTGGCCAAACTGGAATACCTGAACCCCGGCGGCTCTATCAAGGACCGGACCGCTCTGTATATGATCGAGGCCGGTGAACGATCAGGACGGCTCACCCCTGACAAAACGGTCATCGAGGCGACCAGCGGCAACACCGGGATCGGCCTGGCCCTGATATGTGCGGTTAAGGGCTACAAACTGCTGCTGGCCATGTCCGAGGCGGCAAGCCTTGAGCGACGGAAAATTTTAAAGGCCCGCGGCGCCGAAATTCTGCTGACCCCGGGGCATATGGGAACCGACGGCGCCATTGAAGAAGTTTACCGGCTGGCCAGGGAATATCCCGATGAATATTACATGACCGATCAATATAACAGTGACGCGAACTGCCAGGCCCATTACCAGGGCACGGCCGTGGAAATCTGGGAGCAGACCGGCGGAACGGTGTCCATGCTGGTAGCCACCATGGGGACCACCGGCACGTTGATGGGACTTTCAAAACGCCTGAAAAAGTACAATCCCTCCATTCAGATTATCGGGGTCGAACCGTATCTCGGCCATAAAATTCAGGGGCTTAAAAATCTGAAGGAAGCCTATTGCCCGGGAATTTTCGACAAACGGCTTCTGGACAAAAAAATCAATATCGACGACGAGGATGCCTTTGAAATGACCCGGCGACTGGCAAAGGAAGAAGGACTTTTTGTCGGGATGAGCAGCGGGGCGGCCATGGCCATCGCAATGAAGGAGGCTGCCGGACTGGACAAAGGAACCATCGTGATGATCTTTCCGGACAGCGGGGAGCGGTATCTGAGTACCCCCCTGTTTGATGTCAGGGAAAAGGTCAATCTACGCCTGTTCAACACCCTGAGCCGGACAAAGGAGCCGTTTGAGCCGATACGGCCCGGCAATGTAACCATGTACTCCTGTGGCCCCACCGCCCACAGCCGAATTCATCTCGGGGAATGCCGCCGGTTTATTTTTTCGGACCTGCTTTGCCGTTATCTGGAATACAGGGGCTTTGCCGTCAACCACGTGGTCAATATCACGGACTTTGACGACAAGACCATCGAAGGTTCGGAAAAAGCCGGTCAGGATTTGACGACCTTTACGCAGACGCACATCGAATCCTTCAAACGGGACATGAAAATTCTGAAAATCAAACCCGCTTCCCACTATCCCAAAGCCAGCGAGCATATCGATGACATGGTCGAACTGGCCGGCAAACTGGTCAAAAAGGGCTTTGCATATGAAAAGCTCCGATCTGTGTATTTTGATATATCCAAATTCACGGGCTACGGCAAATTATCCGGTGTGGACATCAATAAAATCCAACCCGGAAAAACCGTGGATCTGGATGAGTATGAAAAAGACAATCCCAGGGATTTTACCCTGTTTAAACGCTCCAGGCTGTCCGAACTGAAACGGGGAATCTATACCAAAACCGAATGGGGAAATGTCCGCCCCTCATGGCATATCCAGTGCGCTGCCATGGCCATGAAATATCTCGGAGAAAGCTTTGATATTCATACCAGCAGCCGCAACCTGATATTCCCCCATCACGAAAATGAAATCGCCATTGCCGGCGCAGTTACCGGAAAGCCTCTGGCCCGGTACTGGATGCACTGTGATCAGGTGATGATCAATGGCAAAGAACCCCATTCGGAAAATGCCAATCTGACGCTTCAGAATCTGATTGATATGAATTACAGCGGCAGACAAATCCGGTTCTGGCTGCTGTCAAACCATTACCGAAAGGCACTGGCATTTTCACCGCAACGCCTGGACTACTGCGCCCGCTCCCTGAACCGGCTCGACACCTGCATCCACGAATTGATCCATATCACGGAAGGCCGGCCGTATCCGGAACTGGATCAACTGTTGTATGATATCCGGCAGGGTTTTATCAATGCCATGGATGACGATCTGAACATTGCCACCGCCATAACCTCCATGTTTAAACGTGTCAAGCAGATCAACATCCTCATAAAGGACGGTCAGATCGATCCGCATGGGGCATCGAAAGTCATCGATGAATTCCGGGCCATCGATTCTGTACTGAATATTTTAAATTTTGACCCGACCCCCTTAACACCGGAAATTCAAGAGCTGATTCGTAAAAGAGAAACTGCACGGGCAGAAAAAAACTTTGACCGGGCAGATCGTATCCGCGACCAGCTGATTGCGTTGGGGATACCGGTTCAGGACGTAAAAATCAAATAA